A window of Chiloscyllium plagiosum isolate BGI_BamShark_2017 chromosome 25, ASM401019v2, whole genome shotgun sequence genomic DNA:
ACTCAAGGCTGATTTTACAGTAAGGGGCTGCATTGCCAGATTTCAAAtgggacattaaactgaggcaCAAATTGCTTAATGATGTAAATGTAAATAATTCCGTGGCATAATTATGAAGATGATAAAGGAGTTATGGAATTCTGGATCATATgtattccccccaccccctcccctcatcATCACAAAACCAAGAGTATTTGATCATTATCATGCTGCTCTATGTTTGAAGTTTGCTGTAcataaattggctgccacatttctcacCTTGTAACCATGACAGcagttcaaaagtatttcattggctgtcaaGCATTGAGACATCAGTAATGTGAAGCATGCTATATAAATAATACAAGGTTGTTTTTAACCTGGCTTGGTGTCAGATTTTAATTGATAACGCTCTGATGCACCTTGTGACTTAACTACagtaaaagtgctatataaatgcaaactacTTGCAGTGTATCCTTCGCAAATTTGATCAATTTGCATTGAGTCCAAGTTGTTGGTATACACCAAGATCAAAAACAGCCCAGATGGTAATCCCTGTGGCATCGTAGCCAGTATTGTTCTGCCATCcataacaaaacacaatttatcttGCAAGTACCTGTTTTCAAATTTTAGCCAACTTCTGGAAGTGTAGCTACAAATCTCGATGGAGCTTTTGGTTCAATTTAACCACATTAAATCACTTCGTCACGTCAGTGTACAATTTgattctcctttatatttttcaattatGAAGCTGTTTATCCTCTCATTAAGGCTGTCACAAATCATTAATTAAATGGCAGTTGGATCCAAATGAAAGTGTCGATGGCAGCAGTTTGGGTCAGTGTTGGTTGCTCTGGCACAGCTCTCGCTTGTACTAAAATATTGCTGACCAGAGTCCAGGTCTTAATCTTCTCCGAATCACCCAGGCGGGCTACGGGAGATTTTTGTTTGGGAATCGGTGCCGTTGAACTTTGTACCTGTGCTGCTGCGGACAATGAAGTTGTTTTTGATTCTGCTGCGTCGGCTGGCAGCGAACTCGGATCCGATGCCGAGCCCGCGCCATAAATAGAGTGGACGGGAGGGCCGGCGGGCGGCCGTGCAGCGGGAAGCAGTCCCCAGAGTGAAGGCAGACCGCAGCTGAGTGACGCCCAGGCCAGCTAAACCCGCACGGTACACTGCAGCATCCTGTAATCACAGCCTCGCCACTCCCTCCCGTTACTAACCGCTGCTTTTTAATGGCACTTAATAattctgcttttctttaaaaaaatgaaatagaaaCTAAAAATGTAACACATTTGCATCTTTAAATGATTATATTTTAATGATTCATTTAATGGTTACACTTCAAATTATTGCTTTTTCTTATATTCAGCCTTTTACACTGAAAGGCTTTGCATTTTTACTGAGTAGGTTAGTAACTTTGTTTCACAGAGTTtatttttacagcatggaaatggtcCTTCGCCTCGTCGTATGTTTGtccatttctttttgaaagaatATGTCCTTTTTTTCACATAAAACCGGTACTTTGTAAAACCTGCATTAATATTGTATTCTGCGTTGTTATTCTGACCAAACTGGTTGAGTAATTCAGAGTTTAGAATCCAGACACACCCAGATCGCGCTCTCTAACGCAAATTATTCCATATTTCGTGCGTAATAGCTTTTTGAaataattccccccccccccaccaccagttGCAGGACAAGTCCCGAAAGCGCCCTGTGCGCCTGTGACCAGAACTCGCCCCCTTTCCAGTTTCAGGCCATTCGGGGAATAGGGGGAAGGGGGCGAGGACGGTGACAGGTTTCTCAGAGAAGAAGGCAGAGACTTCCCTGAGAGATTGTGAGCTTGATGCGGTGCTGCCCTTACGACCCGCCTGGCCACTAACGCCGCTGGGCCAGCACAGCTCTGAGCTTGTCAGAGTCCCTGGGCCCAATGTCACCCCTCTTCTTGTCTCCGAAGGTGATAGGAGGATGGCAGAGCAGCAGAGTGCCTCCGAGCAACCAGTCGCTGGGAAAAGTCAAAGTGCACCAGGAGCAAATTACAAGGTACCACATGTAATCCCATCACTTGGCACTGGCCAGAGTGGTCCAAGATTGGCATTACATTAgtttctgtttctgctgttgttggTCAAGCAAGTTGGTACCCTGGATCAACTTTTAGGTTTCATCTTCTAAAACTGATCTTTGAACTTCACTGGGCTGCAATGCTTTGTTGAGTTGTTGGATGCTTAACTGTCACATCTTGTACACCATTGGATTGATTTTCCCTTAAAGAAATATTGTGTTTTAGGTCATAATATTCTGTAATGTCATTGCCATCAACACTAGCAAGTCAGATGCGCTGCTATTAAACTCTAGTTATATCGCTCATTATCATTATTGTATACCACTCAGCCAAACTGTGGCCAACTTTTGAGTCTCTTTTGTTGGTTTCCAGGGCTGTGGGCTTTTCCCTCTGAGATAACAGCACCCATTTCCTAGTCAGTTCCAACGTCCATCCTTTTCCCAAAGCACCTTTCCATGCAAGCGAAGGAGACACaagttggggtggcacggtggctcagtggttagcactgctgcctcacagcaccaggtgtcacggtggttcagtggttagcactgctgcctcacaacaccagggtcccaggttcgaatcagctgtgtgaagtttgcacattctccccgggtctgcgtgggtttcctccgggtgctttgatttctttccacagtccaaagatgtgcaggtcaggtgaattggccatgctaaattgcccatagtgttaggtgcattagtgagagggaaatgggtctgggtgggttactcttcagagggtcggtgtggactggttgggccgaagggcctgtttccacactgtagggaatctaatttaatctaataccTGCCCTTTTACCCTGACCCTAACCTGTTCCCACTGACTAGGACCCTAAACACTCTTTCCAAGTGAAACTGACTAGCCACATTCACGTCTTTCAATGTAGTGTGCTGTACTCACTGCACATTGCGTGGTCTCCTCTGAGGAGATTATTCTCAAGACTGAGTGACCAATTTGTAGAGTACTTTTCACTGCACAAGCTTCTGGTGGCCTGTTGTTTTAATTCCCCAACTTGCTCCCATTTTTTAGCCTTCCCACCCTTGGCTGCCTGCAATGTTCTAATGAAGTACAACTCAAGTTTGAGGAACAGCATCTTGTCTTTCAGCTGGGCACTGAATTTCTCTGATAATCTCTGCcactattttgtttaattttcttttcttaaacCTTCTTCTTTTCCAATTTCCTTTACTTTGTTTTTAGACAGGAGCAATTCAGGATCCTGGCAACCACATCTCCTTTAGACACATCTTTTGTGTCTTTTCTTGGCCTCAATTGACCTCTCTTGCCCTTCACCAGTCTCAGACTTGACCTTTTGCTGTTCTTCCCACCCTCCAACTTTCATTTGCTCAAAGTTGATCATATGCATCACTAACTttggcagaatctgaggagatagaaacagacctactgagtatttccagcattttctgttttttcatatttccaacatccacaatatTTTTGTTTACTCTGTTATTTTTTCAATTACAAAGATAATTGACAGCTCTCTAAATAAAACACTGGGGAATTGGTGACCACTCGTTTTAAATCCAACACAGATGAATGTGTGCCTTTTCTGTAAATTAAGAAGAATGTATACTCTAAGTATATTTGGGGCTTTCAGTCTGCCATCTCCTGTTGAACATGAGCCCATAGCACTGAACTCCCCAGAATTTTGCACTGACTGGCTTAATTGCAAGTCACACAGAGGAGCATTAAGGAGAGCTGATGTACAATTAAGTAGTACTTAATTAGAAACCTAAGAAAGGGTACCATTCTGACATTAGTGCTGATGAATATTGCTGGGTCAGCAAAGAGgatattttttttctccacatcTAGCTTTTATAACATTTAACGTCGACTTCAATGTTAACCTCTGGTCGCTGAAATGCGATCCCTCTTCTACAGTTCTGGTATTCCACAGGGCTCCAGGTAGACGTTACGTTCTCCCATTCCAGTTTACACTTGCTTCTCAGTTCATGTGGTAATTTCACAATCCTTCAGTTTGATTTGTTAAGGAAATACATAGTTGCTCCTCCTATTTACTCCAATCACAGATATCCAATTTCGCTCATTGTAATTCGATCAACTCATACTTTGAGATATGTGTCACAGGGAAACAAAACCTAAATATGCAGGGGGAAAGTCAAGCTAACTGCAAATTATGGTCCATCATATTGGTCCATCTAGTCGTGTTAGCTTTGTAATATTACAATCCATGATTCTACTCTGAAAAAAGTGGTGGTGTGATGCTCGATACATAGGCCATATGACCGGAAGACTAGCAGGTCATGCCAAACAATTCTTCACTTTGGCTGTCATGGAAAGCAAAGAACTTCTGTACGCAACAAGCCAAAGCTTGCAGAACTCAAAACAGTGTTtgacattagatgtgattccatAGTAGGATTATTTAGCAAAAGTTGTTCAGTGTGCTATGAACTACACTGACAGGTAATTTAAGCTGGTCAGTCACTagcccactgtgtgtgtgtcctgtGAACTGTATATATTAATATAGAGGGCCCTTTTCTttgcagaaagaaagaacatGTCCAGACATTGTGCCTGTTTTAATTTACCAAGTAATGCAGCAGTCATTCGCTGGTTCATTGTTCTGGGCACCATCTTGACTAGAATCAACCtacctggtttaaatttaaacaaagcttggcattggcagttaactgtcagttatcATGTAATTGGTGCCTTTTATGCAGTAACATCTCTCCCAATCAGACTGCACTGGCCAGCAATCAGCACATCTTTCTCATGGAGTATGAAAATGTCATTCTTCTTTACATTTGAATTTTTGCAAAGATCTTGATAAGTGTGTGATGAAAACTTTTGATAATGTGtaattttgttcagcaatattcaaattctaTACAACCAAGTGACTGTTTATCATTAAcctgttttattttgatttttaagcTCATAGTTTATGAGCTTGAGAACTTCCAGGGTCGCAAGTCTGAGTTTACTGGAGAATGTATGAACCTGGCtgagaaaggttttgaaaaggtgGGATCAATCCGTGTGGAGAGTGGTCCGTAAGTGCATGCATTTAAATAGTAAAGTGCAGAGGTAATCTTATGACTGTTGTTGAAATTAAAAAGAACCTAATTCACTACTCATTTGGCTCAGGATGTCAATTGTGATTAAAAATAGAAAGGAGTCACATAGAGTTTAAAAACCTTTCAATATAGGCTGTTATTACAGTGAATGATTCTCAACTGTTAATAGTCTTGTTTTTCGTTGCACCACTCTCTAATCTGGGTTCTGTCCATTTACAATTATATGGTTACCCATGTCAGCAGCAAACAGATAAATCTCATTGTTGATGACATTCAGCATTTTTTTTGAGGGTTAGAAACAAGAATAATTACTTCCCTGAGTGACCTATCTGGTAGTATTGATAAAATAAATAGATATCTATCCCCTATTGGCATCTTCTGAGGAAGAATACTTCCATTTACCCAGGGGTTATGAAAAGCACTGTATATCACAAAGTACAGAACATACTCCAGTGAGGAACTTCAAGAGAGACATGGTAGCTCCACTACTGACCTGAAATAATGTGTCTGCTAGAAAAGGTCTGCATCAGATAATGCAagaactaacaagagggaaaaacctCCTCAATCTTGTCCTCAAAATCTAGCTGCTTTGCTAAATGAGAGAGATTTAGAATGGTCCTGGCaattcaaaactgggcatccatgaagtgctGTTAGGCATCAACagcaacaaaacagaattcaacTACAAGCTGTAACCTTATGGCCTTGCAGTGTCCTCActttaccattaccatcaagctaaaGGATCAACCTTGATCAATGAAATGTGTAAGGGTGAATACCAGGAGCAACATCAGGAAAACCAAAAATGAGATGTAAACCTGTCAAATCTACAACAAGACAACCTGACGCCAAACACTGGAAGTAGCATAGAATAGACtcagctaagcgatcccacaatcaGATCTCAGCTTTGCAATCCTGTCATGTCCAATCATGATTGGCAGTCGATAATGAAACAAGAataggaggaggaggctccacaaatcaATACAAAAGAGAAGTCTGAAGAAGTTGCAACCAGCTTCAACATGACGTGCCAACTGAATGATCCATCTTAGCCTTCTAATGAAGTTCCCAACGTTACAGATGGTGATCTTATTCACTCCAAATGATATCAACAAACAGCTAaacactgcaaaggctacgggTCTTGACAACAGCCAAATAATATTACTGAAgtcatgtgctccagaactagccagcCAGAATCCAGTTCATGAAAGCTACAATGCTACCACATATCAAACAATGTGGGAAATTCaccaggtaggacaagtccaatCTGGCCTTGACTTGTGTGCTAATGTTCTGAATTGATGCTCGAACCCAGAACCTTGTGATTCAAAGGTGAGAGTGCAACCAAGTGAGCCATAGGTGATCAAGCGTGAAAGATAAATCTTTCAGAGTTGTGATTCGCAAGTGCATTGCTGCACTTTTGTGATCCTGAGACACAGGGACTGATAATACATTTTAATCATCAAGTGATTGAGTcctacatcatggaaacagatccttcagtccaactcgtctgtgccaaccagacatctcaatctgacttCATCccgtttgtcagcatttggcccatatccctgtaaaccctttatAGTCATTTACCCaggcagatgccttttaaatgttgtaattgtacctgcctccaccactttctctggcagctcgttccatacatgtatcaccctctgcatgaaaaagttacccttcaggttaatttaaatgtttcccctctcaccttaaatctttccctatagttttggactcccctaccctggaaaatacctatctatgcccctcatgagtttatagtcctcaataaggtcacccctcagctgccAATACATTTGTGCAGCATGCATTGGTGCCCTTAAAACCAAAGCTGTAGTTTTAGATGCACAGAACCCATGCAAATATAGGAACAcatgcaaatttgaaaataaggcATCTTCACATGAACCGTGTAATGGATTATTAAGCCTCTGAAGGAGCCTACCCATAATGTGACGACAAAGTGCTCAGTGTCCAACTCAAGTGATTTAGTAGTCTTATCTGAGAACTATACTTTGCTGCTGATCCTGTGCTGCTCTACATGAGCTAATTCTTGCAAGCAGCCATTCTTCACCCAGTCATTGAAGAGCTGCTGGCCTGAATAAGAGTCATACGGTTTTGAATGTGCTTATCTCCCAGGctgtttccagcaaattctgtggTAAGGCTAGGAATGGTAGCTGTGCTGATCTTGCAGTTACGATGCAAGGTCAAGTTAAATGGAGTGCAGAGGCAGGCAGTCTGAGGAGCCCTTGGAAACAATGAACTGGGAACACACTTCTAATCCCATGTTGAACTCCAACATCAACTATAATTCCTGACCCTGAGTCCTATCTTATTAATTCCTGTTTCATGGTTCATTGTTTCTGGGTACCAGCTATAAATTGGCTATGATACATTGGTTaagtgaatagcaaagttctGAAAGCACTGGAGCCAGTGCATTAAAGACAGgagcaaagcttttttttaagttgTCCCAGTTTTTGAATTGGACAACAGTCAGGAACAATTTGATAAAAGTGCGGCCTCACTTCTGCTGGTACTTGCTGAAACAGCATTCAAACCAGTGCATCTGAAAGATCTTTCTCCCAAATCCCAGTCCCAGAGGGTTAAGATGTGTTCGGTTCTCAGTTGCATCCCTGAAGTGCTTAACaattgctgtttctttttccCTAGATGGGTAGGGTTTGAACGACAGAAGTTCACTGGCGAGCAGTTTGTTTTGGAGAAGGGAGAATACCCACGCTGGGATACATGGTCCAACAGCCACAACAGTGAGAGACTACTATCATTCAGACCCATCCGCATCGTAAGTCCCAATTTGTTCCATGTTTCTCCTCCCATAAAAAGAAATATGGAGAAATAGAATGTGCAGTCTTTCAAAGAAAGAGGCAGAAAAAGAGAGCAaacagtgagagatagagagcacACTGTTGTGAGAGCAGCATAAGAGAGATATTGAGCTGGATTTCTCACGAGAGCAGCTTCTGGGATTGGAGATATCAGGGCGAGCCTGTCGATTCTTTCTACTTCCATCAGCTATTAAAGCCATTCATGGGAATGAGGTGAGAGTTCCAACCGTTGCCATAAGTAAGTCCCTCCTCTGAGAGCTATCAGCTAATCAAAGGCCAACAGTATTGGGATAGAGGGCCACTGACAGTACTGCCCCCACAGACATTGTGGAGACAATCAGCGATGGATTTGCACCTCGAAGTACATCCAGGGCCTTGTCAATCCAGGCCCCAGTGAGAAGTGTGGGCATGTATGTTGGGCAGGCTGGGGGAAGGAAAGGAGTACTGTTTGAAGGATTGGGACTTCTAAGTGACACCAGGAGCCCAGAAAGAAAGCCTCTACTGCTTTTAGCTACACACCAACCCACAGGTTCAAACCTGTCATGCTAGACATTaggcttctcctgctgctgttaaATTAGAGTAACAGCAGGACAAGGCCTGTAAGTGGGCTTTATTTGTCCTTTTAAACATCTAGTTGGCCCATGAGCTGGCAGACCTTCTGATTCCTCCCCCTCCTATCCTGAGCCTATACAGTCACAGTAGAGATGGGGGAGAGCAGTGGGTGACATGATGCCCTCTTCCACTCAAAATACAGGAACCACCTGTAGTACAGACACTGCAGGTTGAATTGTAACTCCCCAAAACAGGTGGATTAAGTTGCTCAGAGGTTCAAAAAACTGAAACAGGATACCAACCTACCTGTATTTGCCCCCTTCGGGCTTAAACAGAGGTAGATTGAGGACTCAGCAACTATGCTCCTCAGAGGAGAGAGATTGGTCACTTAAATACAACAAGGTCCTGTGCCTTAATTTTAACTGTTTAACTTGTCATCAGTTTTCCAGGCCTTAAGGAATCTGGTAGGTGAAAGCTGATGTGAGAATTTAATCCATGAGGTAAGTATCTTTACAGAACTACTTGTGGACAAAGAGTAGCAGGAAGTGATTCTTTTAGATCCACTAAACTGcctcctgggattgtattcattggagtttagaagattaaggggagatctaatagaaacttacaagatgagtggactcgatgggccgaatggccttacttccactcctatgtcttatggtcttatggtataaCCTCTTACCCCATGACTGCTGCTCCACAATCATCTCTCACCTCTTCACAACAGCCTTCGTACTTCACTGCCTGGGATTCTTCTCTGTAGCACCACTCTCACCATCCCCAcccactcctacacacacacacatgcacgcaagAAATGGCTATGCTCTCAGACTTACCAAGCTGTGATCTTATATTACATCCCTTCCTATCCGACAGGCCTGTAACATGTCATTCAGTTTGACAGTGAAAGCCAGCAGAATAACATAGAAATATGTCAACCTCTCCTTTGGGTTCCCTGAACTGAAACACCACAACCACATGACCAACCCTCAACTGCTGCAACCACACACCCTCCCTGAAATAGGATCC
This region includes:
- the LOC122562607 gene encoding beta-crystallin B3-like — translated: MAEQQSASEQPVAGKSQSAPGANYKLIVYELENFQGRKSEFTGECMNLAEKGFEKVGSIRVESGPWVGFERQKFTGEQFVLEKGEYPRWDTWSNSHNSERLLSFRPIRIDGGEHKIHLFELAGYNGRKMEIVEDDVPSLWAYGFQNRVASIKVINGTWVGYQYPGYRGPQYVFEKVDYKHWNEWDSNQPLIQSIRRVRDMQWHKQGCFQATPTSS